The Lycium ferocissimum isolate CSIRO_LF1 chromosome 1, AGI_CSIRO_Lferr_CH_V1, whole genome shotgun sequence genome includes a region encoding these proteins:
- the LOC132052657 gene encoding uncharacterized protein LOC132052657 isoform X3: MEALIASYADDSSDSDSEPSASTSIAEETRLTPLPPPPISLLHPPNSLVSLDSLPTTQVNRVRSFPHVEGNYALHVYIPVHIPSATKKELASFLKKVTALVPTLHAVDVDVPLSSLLKDEALLEKMVLGREFHISLGRTVPLRVHQINSMVSMLRQKLQFQRRYLIDFNKWEIFVNDDSTRTFMSLEVVAGGLAQDPRPHISVAWALGDISDTLKRMVEEEMKKYTARSGSQQKCIFTSKFSGILCKIGNKMHEICKFQEE; this comes from the exons ATGGAAGCGCTAATAGCGTCATACGCTGACGATTCTTCTGACTCCGATTCTGAGCCATCAGCTTCCACATCCATTGCTGAAGAGACAAGACTGACCCCTCTGCCTCCACCTCCTATTTCCCTTCTTCACCCGCCCAACTCTCTCG TTTCGTTGGACTCCTTGCCAACTACTCAAGTCAATCGCGTTCGAAGCTTTCCTCATGTTGAAGGCAATTATGCTTTACACGTCTACATCCCAG TTCATATACCATCTGCAACAAAGAAGGAGCTGGCCAGTTTTCTGAAGAAGGTCACAGCTCTTGTACCTACTCTACATGCTGTTGATGTTGATGTACCATTGAGTAGTTTGTTGAAAGATGAAGCCTTGCTTGAAAAAATGGTGTTAGGTAGAGAGTTTCATATTAGTTTGGGAAGAACTGTCCCACTCCGCGTGCATCAGATTAATTCGATGGTCTCCATGCTTCGCCAGAAGCTTCAGTTTCAGAGGAG GTATTTAATAGATTTTAACAAATGGGAGATCTTTGTCAATGATGATTCAACTCGCACATTTATGTCATTGGAAGTGGTAGCAGGAGGCTTAGCTCAG GATCCACGCCCTCACATCTCAGTAGCTTGGGCATTGGGGGACATCAGTGACACCCTGAAGAGAATGGtggaagaagagatgaagaaatacACAGCGCGTTCGGGTTCACAGCAGAAATGTATTTTCACAAGTAAATTCAGTGGCATTTTGTGCAAAATAGGCAACAAGATGCATGAAATCTGCAAGTTTCAGGAAGAATAG
- the LOC132063421 gene encoding uncharacterized protein LOC132063421, translating into MAWIPPVVRNMNEWVGALLSQHTHEARTWGLLSRGRWVAQNHGLPKGSVDPRPEPAAEPAAPAPEFDSAGTSRIIAATNKSRRNPSDKGQKPKKRARSVVRTLRDETGPDFLVRRVGATPSVAFIPEEDVTIPPLPSAEEGLSAPALQTGGEEVLYPTPLRSIEYVDISGDASSEETPLQRTRRSGQAPAAEADQRAEPVPETEAPMDVGPLPGDETAATSEIPASTEAAPNSPTPVSPTPASRSDNFDDMFSDTPPATELAAGFGHLPIPRVTREASRSTETGARDSLVRIFPAPSVESRRTRSAVITVLEDCNFLSRPVGVASYLRPLVSESDKRKMIGVPWQSLINEGMHAGNRGREAEKFQHLLQVKEDELNRAVALFNLQPELEAAKAENLRLKDELAGMVEKNRLLEADKVGLSQDNARFSSRLGELETTISQLRGELDSVKSDAVNMAERHWLLESESAKYKERMRVFEQKAEDKARICDELKIELEETAEANDLLKAELELDTQSKESLIKREMN; encoded by the exons ATGGCATGGATACCTCCGGTTGTCCGAAACATGAACGAATGGGTTGGTGCTCTCCTTAGCCAACACACCCATGAAGCACGGACATGGGGACTCCTGTCGCGTGGCCGATGGGTCGCTCAAAACCACG GTCTACCCAAGGGCTCGGTGGACCCAAGACCGGAGCCAGCAGCCGAACCCGCTGCGCCGGCACCCGAATTTGATTCAGCGGGTACATCCCGTATTATTGCTGCTACCAACAAAAGTAGGAGAAACCCCTCGGACAAAGGGCAGAAACCGAAGAAGAGGGCCAGAAGCGTCGTTCGGACTTTAAGAGATGAAACAGGGCCCGATTTCCTCGTTCGGAGGGTCGGTGCGACCCCTTCCGTTGCTTTTATTCCGGAAGAGGATGTCACCATTCCACCACTTCCTTCAGCCGAGGAAGGACTGTCAGCTCCGGCATTGCAAACAGGTGGGGAAGAAGTTCTTTACCCGACTCCTCTAAGGTCAATTGAATATGTTGACATTTCAGGTGATGCTTCATCCGAGGAGACCCCCCTGCAAAGGACTAGAAGGTCCGGGCAAGCTCCAGCTGCCGAAGCCGATCAGAGGGCTGAGCCGGTCCCCGAGACCGAGGCTCCAATGGATGTTGGTCCACTGCCCGGCGACGAGACTGCTGCAACTTCCGAGATCCCTGCCTCTACCGAGGCTGCTCCAAATTCTCCAACTCCAGTTTCTCCGACTCCAGCTTCGAGGTCGGATAACTTTGATGATATGTTCTCGGATACTCCTCCTGCTACCGAGTTAGCTGCCGGTTTCGGACATCTCCCTATCCCTCGAGTCACGAGGGAAGCTAGTCGCTCCACCGAAACTGGTGCAAGGGATAGCCTGGTGCGCATTTTTCCGGCCCCAAGTGTGGAATCTAGGAGGACAAGATCGGCCGTGATTACCGTCCTCGAGGACTGCAACTTTTTATCTCGTCCGGTGGGAGTAGCAAGCTATCTGAGGCCCCTCGTCTCGGAATCGGATAAGCGGAAGATGATCGGAGTCCCCTGGCAGAGTCTCATTAACGAGGGCATGCACGCGGGCAATCGA GGTCGAGAAGCAGAGAAGTTCCAGCACCTTTTGCAAGTGAAGGAGGATGAATTGAACCGAGCTGTTGCCCTTTTCAACCTTCAACCTGAGCTCGAAGCAGCGAAGGCCGAAAACCTTCGATTAAAGGATGAGTTAGCCGGGATGGTCGAGAAGAACCGGCTTCTGGAAGCGGACAAGGTTGGCCTTAGCCAAGATAATGCTCGTTTTTCTTCAAGGCTTGGTGAGCTCGAAACCACTATCTCTCAACTTCGGGGGGAGCTTGACTCGGTCAAGTCTGATGCTGTGAACATGGCCGAGAGGCATTGGCTGCTTGAATCTGAGAGTGCTAAGTATAAGGAGAGGATGAGGGTGTTCGAGCAAAAAGCCGAGGACAAGGCCCGGATATGCGACGAGTTGAAAATCGAACTCGAGGAGACGGCCGAGGCTAATGACCTTCTCAAAGCCGAGCTCGAGTTGGACACTCAATCCAAAGAATCCTTGataaagagagagatgaatTAG
- the LOC132052657 gene encoding uncharacterized protein LOC132052657 isoform X2 — MEALIASYADDSSDSDSEPSASTSIAEETRLTPLPPPPISLLHPPNSLVSLDSLPTTQVNRVRSFPHVEGNYALHVYIPVHIPSATKKELASFLKKVTALVPTLHAVDVDVPLSSLLKDEALLEKMVLGREFHISLGRTVPLRVHQINSMVSMLRQKLQFQRRYLIDFNKWEIFVNDDSTRTFMSLEVVAGGLAQIRKQIQGVNEVYKLHNLPEFYKDPRPHISVAWALGDISDTLKRMVEEEMKKYTARSGSQQKCIFTSKFSGILCKIGNKMHEICKFQEE, encoded by the exons ATGGAAGCGCTAATAGCGTCATACGCTGACGATTCTTCTGACTCCGATTCTGAGCCATCAGCTTCCACATCCATTGCTGAAGAGACAAGACTGACCCCTCTGCCTCCACCTCCTATTTCCCTTCTTCACCCGCCCAACTCTCTCG TTTCGTTGGACTCCTTGCCAACTACTCAAGTCAATCGCGTTCGAAGCTTTCCTCATGTTGAAGGCAATTATGCTTTACACGTCTACATCCCAG TTCATATACCATCTGCAACAAAGAAGGAGCTGGCCAGTTTTCTGAAGAAGGTCACAGCTCTTGTACCTACTCTACATGCTGTTGATGTTGATGTACCATTGAGTAGTTTGTTGAAAGATGAAGCCTTGCTTGAAAAAATGGTGTTAGGTAGAGAGTTTCATATTAGTTTGGGAAGAACTGTCCCACTCCGCGTGCATCAGATTAATTCGATGGTCTCCATGCTTCGCCAGAAGCTTCAGTTTCAGAGGAG GTATTTAATAGATTTTAACAAATGGGAGATCTTTGTCAATGATGATTCAACTCGCACATTTATGTCATTGGAAGTGGTAGCAGGAGGCTTAGCTCAG ATAAGAAAGCAAATCCAAGGTGTTAATGAAGTCTACAAACTTCACAACCTTCCGGAATTTTACAAG GATCCACGCCCTCACATCTCAGTAGCTTGGGCATTGGGGGACATCAGTGACACCCTGAAGAGAATGGtggaagaagagatgaagaaatacACAGCGCGTTCGGGTTCACAGCAGAAATGTATTTTCACAAGTAAATTCAGTGGCATTTTGTGCAAAATAGGCAACAAGATGCATGAAATCTGCAAGTTTCAGGAAGAATAG
- the LOC132052657 gene encoding uncharacterized protein LOC132052657 isoform X1: MEALIASYADDSSDSDSEPSASTSIAEETRLTPLPPPPISLLHPPNSLVSLDSLPTTQVNRVRSFPHVEGNYALHVYIPVHIPSATKKELASFLKKVTALVPTLHAVDVDVPLSSLLKDEALLEKMVLGREFHISLGRTVPLRVHQINSMVSMLRQKLQFQRRYLIDFNKWEIFVNDDSTRTFMSLEVVAGGLAQGGSLLVFCVPQIRKQIQGVNEVYKLHNLPEFYKDPRPHISVAWALGDISDTLKRMVEEEMKKYTARSGSQQKCIFTSKFSGILCKIGNKMHEICKFQEE, translated from the exons ATGGAAGCGCTAATAGCGTCATACGCTGACGATTCTTCTGACTCCGATTCTGAGCCATCAGCTTCCACATCCATTGCTGAAGAGACAAGACTGACCCCTCTGCCTCCACCTCCTATTTCCCTTCTTCACCCGCCCAACTCTCTCG TTTCGTTGGACTCCTTGCCAACTACTCAAGTCAATCGCGTTCGAAGCTTTCCTCATGTTGAAGGCAATTATGCTTTACACGTCTACATCCCAG TTCATATACCATCTGCAACAAAGAAGGAGCTGGCCAGTTTTCTGAAGAAGGTCACAGCTCTTGTACCTACTCTACATGCTGTTGATGTTGATGTACCATTGAGTAGTTTGTTGAAAGATGAAGCCTTGCTTGAAAAAATGGTGTTAGGTAGAGAGTTTCATATTAGTTTGGGAAGAACTGTCCCACTCCGCGTGCATCAGATTAATTCGATGGTCTCCATGCTTCGCCAGAAGCTTCAGTTTCAGAGGAG GTATTTAATAGATTTTAACAAATGGGAGATCTTTGTCAATGATGATTCAACTCGCACATTTATGTCATTGGAAGTGGTAGCAGGAGGCTTAGCTCAG GGAGGAAGCTTACTTGTATTTTGTGTGCCTCAGATAAGAAAGCAAATCCAAGGTGTTAATGAAGTCTACAAACTTCACAACCTTCCGGAATTTTACAAG GATCCACGCCCTCACATCTCAGTAGCTTGGGCATTGGGGGACATCAGTGACACCCTGAAGAGAATGGtggaagaagagatgaagaaatacACAGCGCGTTCGGGTTCACAGCAGAAATGTATTTTCACAAGTAAATTCAGTGGCATTTTGTGCAAAATAGGCAACAAGATGCATGAAATCTGCAAGTTTCAGGAAGAATAG
- the LOC132063430 gene encoding putative ribonuclease H protein At1g65750 gives MSNGAWNVQKLMQLFPEDIVQHIVQEIDIKHGSNEWDTPWWMMTSSGKFTVGSTWELLRQRAKETVPFHNMWIKVVPFKIFFFLWRLWKFKVPIDQFCYLPESINYLFLCGDFAAKVWRYFNAAAGLTMNCVQVKYAIRSWCEAKCHYKLRPVFKVVPAFIVSQIWKWRNNQLHEGTMTFNRVIYDINMNIHLLCKVLFPGLNVPKRWHHTVQFFEDYQPTIVYKVIRWMRPAAGWYKCNTDGAAKGNPGLSSAAFCIRNEEGDVVYAAVKKLQDGSNLVAEVEAIRMGLKYCLNKQLFPLIMETDSMAMKMILAAE, from the exons ATGTCAAATGGCGCATGGAATGTCCAAAAACTCATGCAGTTATTCCCTGAAGATATTGTGCAGCATATAGTGCAGGAAATTGACATTAAGCATGGATCTAATGAATGGGATACACCATGGTGGATGATGACTAGCTCAGGAAAATTTACTGTAGGTAGTACATGGGAATTACTGAGACAAAGAGCCAAAGAAACAGTGCCATTTCATAACATGTGGATCAAAGTTGTGCCATTCaagattttcttcttcttatggaGACTTTGGAAGTTTAAAGTGCCAATTGATCAG TTTTGCTATTTGCCTGAAtccattaattatttatttctctGTGGAGATTTTGCTGCCAAAGTTTGGAGATACTTTAATGCAGCAGCTGGATTGACCATGAATTGTGTTCAAGTTAAATATGCTATCAGAAGTTGGTGTGAGGCAAAATGTCATTATAAGCTGAGACCTGTTTTTAAAGTTGTTCCTGCTTTTATTGTTTCGCAAATATGGAAATGGAGAAACAATCAATTGCATGAAGGCACCATGACTTTTAATAGGGtgatatatgacatcaatatgaacATACACTTGTTATGCAAGGTGTTGTTCCCTGGGctgaatgttccaaaaaggtGGCATCACACTGTGCAGTTTTTTGAAGACTATCAACCTACAATTGTTTATAAAGTGATAAGGTGGATGAGACCTGCAGCTGGATGGTATAAGTGTAATACTGATGGAGCTGCTAAAGGCAATCCAGGGCTAAGTTCTGCTGCCTTTTGTATTAGGAATGAGGAGGGAGATGTGGTGTATGCTGCTGTTAAGAAGTTACAGGATGGATCAAATTTAGTAGCAGAAGTTGAGGCTATTAGAATGGGATTAAAATACTGCTTAAATAAGCAACTATTCCCACTGATCATGGAGACTGATTCAATGGCAATGAAGATGATCCTTGCTGCAGAATGA
- the LOC132029541 gene encoding transcription factor MYB15-like, translated as MPRVPQEKQKGTSTEQIIKKGAWSPEEDQKLRDYIMRYGIWNWRQMPKFAGLSRTGKSSRLRWMNYLRPDVKRGPFSVEEVEIVIKTYQELGNRWSAIAAKLPGRTDNEVKNFFHTHLKKHFGLKNDAPLKTRARSKRADKTKETDKTNAGKAQERPSPDDVSSPSSSIITCEEHEMMDHFLNFDCYNLNSLFGQQISNMENTVVSESNPDQTCRDIGVAEGLEYSQPCFVPDGSSFDQLDMNSFWFDLFRN; from the exons ATGCCAAGGGTACCACAAGAGAAGCAGAAAGGTACTAGCACGGAGCAGATCATAAAGAAGGGGGCATGGTCTCCAGAGGAAGACCAAAAACTGAGGGATTATATCATGAGATATGGTATCTGGAATTGGAGACAGATGCCCAAATTTGCAG GACTTTCAAGAACGGGAAAGAGTTCTAGACTTAGATGGATGAACTATCTCCGCCCTGATGTTAAGAGAGGACCTTTTAGCGTGGAAGAAGTCGAAATAGTCATTAAAACTTATCAAGAACTTGGAAATAG ATGGTCAGCCATAGCTGCAAAATTGCCCGGAAGAACAGACAACGAAGTTAAAAACTTTTTCCACACACACTTAAAGAAGCATTTTGGACTGAAAAATGATGCCCCGTTGAAGACTAGGGCAAGAAGCAAAAGGGCagataaaacaaaagaaactgaCAAGACAAATGCTGGAAAAGCTCAAGAAAGACCATCACCTGATGATGTTTCTTCCCCCAGCAGCAGCATTATTACATGTGAAGAACATGAAATGATGGatcattttttgaattttgattgttACAACCTTAATTCACTTTTCGGTCAACAAATTTCTAACATGGAAAACACAGTTGTCTCGGAGAGCAATCCTGATCAAACATGTAGAGATATTGGTGTTGCTGAAGGGCTTGAGTACTCCCAGCCATGTTTCGTTCCCGATGGTTCTAGCTTCGATCAATTAGACATGAATTCATTCTGGTTTGATTTATTTCGAAATTGA